In Cerasicoccus sp. TK19100, the following proteins share a genomic window:
- a CDS encoding DMT family transporter, which produces MIARIIRLPAVNLSATAQGVLMMLASVVLFSLNCLIVKYLGQRGEVSFWAVNFYRGVAGTAFAVFLAGAGARQVLRVFYKPLLILRGILGGVALAMFYVTVFHMDLGTASVLNLTYVLWGTLFAALFLGEHLNRKQMLGLVLAFSGIPILCGFSLAGIGVYHLIAIGGAIAAGGIVMLIRFLVRTENSTTIYAAQAIYGMLVAVPFLGFADYAAGWGNVALMLGGGVLVAGGQMIMTLGYSRLSVAKGASVQLILPILNAVGGMVFFHETYGLPIILGSALILLGSGVVVRQKGK; this is translated from the coding sequence TGCTCTTCAGCCTGAACTGCCTCATTGTGAAATACCTGGGGCAGCGCGGGGAGGTCTCGTTCTGGGCGGTTAACTTTTACCGTGGGGTGGCCGGGACGGCGTTTGCAGTCTTCCTCGCCGGCGCGGGTGCGCGGCAGGTGCTGCGGGTTTTCTACAAGCCGCTATTGATCCTGCGTGGCATCCTTGGTGGCGTGGCCTTGGCCATGTTTTACGTGACTGTGTTCCATATGGACCTCGGGACCGCGAGTGTGCTCAATTTGACCTACGTCTTGTGGGGCACACTGTTTGCAGCGCTGTTTTTGGGCGAACACCTGAACCGCAAGCAAATGCTCGGCCTCGTGCTGGCCTTTAGCGGCATCCCGATTCTTTGTGGATTTTCGTTGGCGGGCATCGGCGTTTATCACCTGATCGCAATCGGCGGAGCCATCGCCGCGGGTGGTATCGTGATGCTGATTCGCTTTTTGGTGCGCACCGAAAACAGCACCACGATCTACGCCGCGCAGGCGATTTACGGCATGCTGGTCGCCGTGCCGTTTCTGGGCTTTGCCGATTATGCAGCGGGGTGGGGGAACGTCGCACTCATGCTCGGTGGCGGGGTGCTGGTGGCGGGCGGTCAGATGATCATGACGCTCGGCTACTCGCGCTTGTCAGTGGCCAAGGGCGCGTCGGTTCAGCTCATCCTGCCCATTCTTAACGCCGTTGGCGGCATGGTTTTCTTTCACGAAACCTATGGACTGCCGATCATCCTGGGCAGCGCGCTGATCCTGCTCGGCAGTGGCGTGGTTGTCCGTCAAAAGGGAAAGTAA